The window GAGCAAAAACCCTACAGACTTGGTTAGATAAATCGGCTAGGGGTAAATTAGATAATAATCGCTTCCAAAAACAACTAGCAAAAAGCAATTCTTTTCACTGGATGCTAGCCACTAGCCAAGATTCTCGTTTCCCCACCACCGTCGGCGGGGAGCAAAGCAAAGAGGGAACAGTAAATAAATTAATGACAGGCTATATGAACAGGTTGCTAGCTAAATCTGCCTCCGAACCTAATTTACACCTCATGTTTTTAGAAGTTGCTCATTTATTGCGATCGCCCTTATATCTCTATCATCCTGCGGTTATGTGGCAGGTTTTAGCATCATCAAAGAATTTTACGTCCGACTAATACTTCTTGGGCTGGCGATCGCTATCTCTAGTATGCTAGTACATTCCTTTTTTAATTTATTTACTCCCAGCCGATCAGCTTAGGAGAAAGGGATAAAAAGAACTTGCCCTTCATATTCTTCAGGTTCGCTACAACAAATAAATAGCTCTAAATCATCAATGATCTTACCAATGGGTGCTGTGGCAATCACTTCAACAACTCCAGTCATAGGTAATCCTTGATTGACGCGCTCGTACGCATACATTGTAACAGTGGCTACATCATGGGTAAGCAAGATACGTCCCTCGTTCGCAGCCCATTCCAAAATATCTGGATCATCAGCATTCATCAACCCTACGTCTTGAACACGGACTAAATCTAGGTCAATAAAACGTCTCATTAAACCACGCAATATAGTTCCGTTAAAATTTTCGTCACTTAGAAGACGCATTTTGTCCCGATTCTTTTTGTGACTTACGGGTAAGCAAGCGCTGCCTTAGATCGGCTAAGTTGTGTTTTTGAGTCAGTTGTTGTCTGAGTTGTTGAGCTTGTCGATCGCGCTGTTCCAAATAACTGTCAATTTCCTGACGATGGTTTAGATAGTAAGCAATGCTAGTGTATATATCTTCTAAGCGAAGAACTGAAAACTGAATAGCGATTTCTTCAAGAGTGGAGCCGTTGTGATATGAGGCAAGTATGCTATCTAAAGTCACTCGGCTCGAACCAACACGGATACCGCCCGCTTCGTCCCAGCGGAAAGGGGGAGAGATTGCTGGGAATTTTGCCGAAGAACTCATTGGGGACATATGGCAGCTTAGTTGAACTGTATAAAAGCATTGTAGCAAGAAGCATATTGCTTTTTCTGGCAGCAACTGTGTTTAACTCACAACACAAATGCAGGGCTATTTCGTTCTAACTGTAGTGAACCAAGAAATAAATTTCTTGGCTTAAAATTAAAGTCCGTTTAAACGGACTTAATATACTTAGACAGAGAATTTATTCTCTGGATATATGAGAATGAAATAGCTCTGAAACAAGTGTAATATCAAGAATTTTTCTGGATATCTTTCCAGGTCAAAATCTCCCAAAAAACTGCATCATATTCGATCTAATCGCTGCTTTAGTATTTCAAGCTTCATACTCTGTTCCTACTAAAGAATTTTGCGTCCGACTAATATTTCCCTAACTTCCAACATGGCTGAATAAGTGGGGATAATATGTAAAGTTTCCGCCAGTTTTGTATATTCCAAGGCAGTGCTAATGGCTTCGGGTAAGTCTTCCTTAACTATTAGTTCAAAATTGGTTTTCTCTGGATCGACCGATTCAGAACTATATGCCAGGCGTAATGCCATATCGTAAACGCGATCGCCACTGACAATTAAAGTGCCTCCTAGCTTAACTAATTCCTCGGTATCAACGTCCCAAATCCAAGAGACATCTGTACCGTCGGGAATGCGATCGTTCAAGACTAAAAGGGTAACATCAGATTTACCTTTCTTCTTGATATCATTAACGGCGCGGATCGTTTCATTCAGACCAACAGGATTTTTAGCCAGCATGATCCGCACTTGCTTTTGCTCGATTTCTAACTCTTCAGCACGACCAAAGGCAGCTTTAAAGTTTTGCACCGTGCGATATATATCTTCAGTTTTAATGCCAATTGACTGAGTTAAGACGCTGGCTGCCAGGGTATTGTACTTGTTATAAACACCAATTAAAATTTGCGGATGTTTATGGCTATCAAGCGCCACTTTGCTTTTGGCAAAACCACAGCTAGGACAGTGATAGTCGCCTAAATGGGACAGATAAACTCCCTGATAATCTAAAAGATGTCCACAACGAGGACAATAGATGGAATCAACCGCATGGGGAATTTCAGCTAGATATAATTCTGGTTCATTGAGTCCAAAATAAAGGACTTTTTGTTTCAGCTGCTGTCCTAAACTACTCAGGGTAGGATCGTCGGCATTTAAAATAATGGTGGTGTCTGCTGGTAGAGGAGAAATTGCTTTTCCCCACCGTTGGGCAATGGTATCAACTTCGCCATAACGATCTAACTGATCGCGAAAGAGATTTAACGCCAAAATATATTTAGGCTGACAGTTTTGTAATAATAGAGGCAAGATGTTTTCATCCACTTCGAGAATGGCATAGTCGGCAGATATCTTACCCGTCATGTCCGCACTACTGAGCAGCGCTGTAATCAAACCGTTGATTAAATTTGCCCCACTAGAATTATGTACCACTGTATAACCGCGATCGCTTAAAATCTGTTTGAGTAATAAAGCGGTGGTGGTTTTACCATTTGTTCCCACGACCACAATTACTCCCTGACTAACCTGCTCAAACAAGAGAGGCAACAGACGAGAATGCAGCCGACGAGAGATTTCTCCTGGTAGGACAGACGCAGCACCCAAGCCAAGCGATCGCACTATCCCTGTTACCGTCTTAGCCACCCCAACAGCCAAACCTAAGCGAATTCGATCTAATAGTTGCATTTTATTCAGTTAACAGCGATCGGTTATCAATTAAACAGTCCCGTCAAGCGGGATAACATCAACAGTTAACAATAACTAATCGCGAATGACAAGTAATTAGCCGTACAAATTAGCGATAGACAATTAGGGTGATCGGCTCGTAAGTAGCGCGAAATTCCGTTGCCCTAAAGGACTAGCTTCGCGTCGCGCGGGTTCCCCGCGTTGAGGAAATTTCGTAAGAAGGAAATAGGAAATAGGAAATAGGAAGTAGGAAGTAGGAAGTAGGAAAGTGGGTATCGCCGTTTGCCTTGTTCACCTAAAGCTTAGAGCTAATTGATTAATCAATCTCGAAATTAAACGGTAAACGAGCATATACGCCACTAGGATCGTTAAAAGCGCTTAACATCGATATTTCCTGTTTAAGCTTGAACAATTCGGCGGTAAGAGGATCTTTTGCTGCTTGCGATTCTAGAATTTTAGCCGTAAACAATTGAAGAATTTGCCTGTCAAAAGGATTTTGTTGGGGATATTCTTCTAGTTGCCAACTATTCCCTAGGTTAGCTTTTTTAGCTGCAAAGGCGATCGCACTTTCTAATCCTCCCAGGCGATCGACTAGACCAATTTTGAGCGCTTCTTTACCCGACCACACACGACCTCTAGCAATCTCTTTTACCTTGTCTAGGGGCAAATGACGATAGTCAGCTACTTTGCTCAGGAATAGCCCATAGGTTTTATCTACTGACTGTTGATAAATAGCTAATTCTGCTGCGGTTTTCGGCCGAACATTGGAGTCAATATCGGCAAATTTTCCTGTTTTAACTACATCCCAAGTAACGCCATTGTCTTGCGCAATTTCTTGAATATTAGATAGTAAACCAAAAACCCCAATCGAACCTGTAATAGTATTTTCTTCAGCAAAGATTTGATCTGCACCAGCAGCAATCCAATAGCCTCCAGAGGCTGCCACGTTACCCATCGACACAATTACTGGTTTTTTCTTTTTAGTCAGCAAGATCTCTCTTAAAATGACATCTGAGGCTGTGGCGCTACCTCCAGGACTATTAATTCGCAGCACAACTGCTCTAACGCTCTCATCTTCGCGTAATTCCTGAAAATCCTCAGTAAAGCGATCGCTGCCAACGGTTTCAATACTGCCACTACCATCAACAATTGCTCCTTCGGCATAGATTACAGCAATTTTATCCGCAGCCTTAGAGGTAACTTGGGTCGGGGAAATCGTTTCATTGGCATAAGTTCCTAAGTCTACCTGTCTAAAGCTTTCCGTATCTTCGGTTTCTTTGGTTTCTTCGGTTAAGACGCGTAATTTGCTCACAACCTGATCGTAATAGCCCACCTGATCGATCAAACCAGCCTGTTTTGCTTCCTGGGGTTCGAGATATCCCTGGACATCTACTAGCTGTTGTAGTTTACCCGAATTTAATTTGCGACTATCAGCTACGTGATTGAGAAACTTGCCCCACAGATCTGAGAGTAAGACTTTTGTCTGTTCTTTATTGGCGGGACTAAAATCTTCACGAATATAGGGTTCGACGGCTGATTTATAATCCCCTACTCGAATTACTTGAACTCCTACGCCATATTTTTCTAATGCGCCTTTAAAAAACATCTGCTGGGAACTCAAGCCATTAAGTTCCATTGTTCCCATCGGGTTAACAATCACTTCATCTGCTAAAGAAGCTAGATAATACTCTTGCTCACTTAAAGTTACGTCATAAGCAATAATTTTTTTACCCGCAGCTTTAAACTTTGCCAAAGCAGTTCTCACTTCTTCTGTCGTAGCATAACCGTTGGGAATACCAACTTTTCTCCCGTCTAGAAGCATTGCCACAATGCGATCGTCTTTGGCTGCTTCATCAATGGACTGTAGAACTTTTCGCAAGGTAATAGTTTCTTGTGTTTCCACTGAAAATGCCTGTGCTAGATTTGCAGAAGACTTAAAGTCTTTAACTTGGGTAGACAAATCAAAAACTAAAACCGATCGATCTTGAATACCCTGAATTTTTTCTTCGTCTGAAACAGCGGTGAGTAAAATCAAAACTAGACCGCCAATACTTAAGCCGAGAAAGAGGCATAAGCCAATCATACTCCCGATGGTGCTAGCAAAAGTCTGTTTTAAAAATTGACGCATTATGGTGATTTATGATGAGTAAATAATGTGAGATAGAATTAGAGCGGTTTAACTTGGCCTATTGTTATACTTCCCGTATTCCCCATCAATATCATTATTATTGTTAATCAACAGCTAAATCTCTGTTTTGCTTCAACTTTTAATTTCTACACCGCTAATATTAACGAAGTCATCAAAAATTCATTGGTTCGTCATACGAAAGTCATAGGTAAGCTATATGTTATATATTGTCAGCTCTACACATGATTTCACTCATAAGCTCCTTCAGGCTTTTTAGGGCTGACTTTATTATTTTTGCCGAATAATTATAGTTATGTTAACTATTTTGATGTTACGCAAAAATATACTTTTCCTAGGACTGACTAATCTTGAATTCCATACCCGACAAACTGTTATTAGTTTTAATCATCTGTTCTAGCTCAAAGCCGCTTTTGGTAAACAATTCTTGAAATTGCTTTTTAGTGCGCCAGCCACCGCCAGGAGTGGCGACATTAATTTGTACGGCAAAAATTCCTGGCATAATGCCATCGGCTTCAGTTTTGGGTTCATCAAGATCGGGTACAAATGACTGTAGTAAAATCAATTTGCCATCTTGGGGAAGTGCTGCTTTACAGTTAGCTAAAATTTTCAGCGCATCTTCATCACTCCAGGCGGAAATAAAGTGTTTCATCACGATCGCATTTGCACCTTTGGGGATCTCTTGAAAGACATCCCCTGTTTTAATGGCGATCGCATTTGGATCGACACCAATACTAGTAATATATTCTCGGGCGGTATCAGCTACATCAGGTAAATCAAATAAAATCCCTTTGCACCCATAGCGTTTAACAATGTTGGCAATCAAACCCCCCTGTCCACCACCAACATCCATTACCGTTTCATACTGACCAAAATCATAGGCATCTAGCAACCCATCTACCTGAGAATTGGTGAGAAAACTCATTGCTTTGATAAAAGTGTCTTTACTCCACTCGTTGTCATAGCAATACTGATAAACTCCTTTTTTATTAGCCAGTTCAAAAGGCACAACTCCCTGTTCTAATGCCTCTGGCAAAACCTTCCAAGCATCCCACTGTGCAGGTTCAATCAGATGCATCAACAAATGTCCCACGGATGGATCTTTGTTAGTTACCAATAGAGTAGATGTTTCCGTGGGGGCAAATATTCTACCTGGTTTTTCTGTCAATACTTCCACATGGGCTAATGCTCGTAGGATAAAGTACAATCGTTCGGTATCGGTGTTAGTTGCTTGGGCTAAATCTTCTACTGTTTGCGATCCGCGATCGTCTAATAGATCGAAAATGCCTAGTCGTGCTGCGGTATATGTACACTGACTCTTAACGAAAGTCAGCATTAAATCAAATGCTCTTTTCTTCGCTTCTGTATTGGGATTGGTGCTAGTTGATACCATTTTGATTACTAATTACTGATTACTGGTTACTACTTCCTATTTCCTATTTCTTATTTCCTACTTCCTATTTCCTACTAATCTCCGCCGATTTCGACGAGTTTGCCAATATTGAAATCAATTTTGACCCAGCCTTTAAGGCGACGTAAGTTGTCCAGCAGCAGTAAAGGAATTTGCCAGTTATGCAGCATCAGAAAGGGCAAAGGGTCATTCGGAGTTAAAATAGCGTCTGTTCCTTGAGTGATCTTTTGCCACCAAGCGTTTAATTCTTTGAATGAGCGAATGTTCAATAATCTCCAGAGTTCGTGATATGTCCAATAAGTTGGTTTGCTATTGGGTAAAGGAGCGATCGCCATTTCTCCTGGTTCACCATCGGTCAAATAAGCCTTTGCCACCCCTGGATGATCGTGGAACATGGTGATGGCAGAATGCAAACGAGGGTTACATTCAATCGGATATACCGTGCCTGACTCAGTCTGAATCATGTCAAAACAAACTTGTCCTGTTAGATTCATTTTTTGGATAAAGGTTTCTACCCACTGGTAAATTGCAGGATTATCTACCTGTTCATAATTCACTTGAAACGGAGAAGACTTAGAACAGCAGTGTAGTCTAATTTTGCCTTTGCGTGCGGTAGCGTGGAAGCAATATTCCTGTCCCCGAATAAACTCCTGCATGACCCAAGGTTTAGATTCACTAATGGGCAAACTCTGCACATATTCTGCCATTTCTGGAAAAGGTAAGCGAGTCAAATCTAGACGTAGTACCGAATCATAGGGAATACTCTTGACTATATATTGACTACCATCACTGGAAAAATCAAAATCTAAGATCTGTTGTGGCTCGGTAATACGAAATACTTTGGGCGCTGATAAACCGAATTCCCTTGCTTTTGAACAAAAGGCGTGTTTGTCATCCAGAATGGCTGTCTCTTCTGGATCTAAATGAATTGATTCGCAATAGGGTTCTAAAGCTTTTTTAGCTAAGGAATCATAATAACTGGCAATGGGGCTAGATACAGGAACAAACAGATCGATATTTTTTTGCTTCGCTATATCTACTAAAGCCTGACAATAAGCTTCTGGTTCTTTTTCTGGGACGGGGACGGTAAAAAAGCCTTTGACAGCGCGGGAAAAGCGATGTCCTGAGAGCCAATATTTATGGGTTTCGACTAAATATACGTCATGACCATCGCGATAGAAAGACCTCGCTAACTGTAACGCTTTGGTCATTTTTGCCCCAGTGATTAAAATTCGCTTCTTTTCAATGGGAGTAGTTGCGATTGCTAGCTCTTTTTTGTCGCCGAAGATACTGCTAACTAGAGATACCAAGATCATTCCTAAATTAAAAGGAAGTAATAGGGTTAATAAACCAAAAGTTACTAGATTTTGGGCGATCGCCGTCCCGTATCTTGAAATAAATAATTTTTGCGCCATATATAATCAAAAAAGTGTTAATTTGCCACTACGGCAATTTTTTCAGCCCTAATCCTTAATTTATTTACGTTTTATTAGGGTTAAGCCATCGCGGATGGGAATCATTACCTGTTCGACGCGAGGATCGTCGGCAACAAAGCGATTAAAACGGGCGATCGCCTGACCGTTCTCAGTTCGTTGTGATTCAGCTAAATAGGGTTGTCCCTGCATCAGGGTATTGTCTACGCAGATAAAGCCATCAGCAGCTAATAGATCTGTATCTAACAATAGGTTGAGATAATCGATATATCCTCCTTTATCAGCATCAATAAATGCCAAATCAAAAGATCTGCCTGCCTTAACTAATTCCTGCATAGTTTCCATTGCGGGAGCAACTTTTAGCTCAATTTTCTTACCGTGTTTGGAAACATCAAAGCATTCGCGGGCAAATTGGGCAGCATATTCATCTACTTCACAAGCGATCAGACAACCATCATCAGGTAAAGCCTCGGCGATCGCTAAAGCAGAATAGCCTGTAAATACGCCAATTTCTAAGACTTGTCGGGATTTACTGATCGCCACCAGCATTTTTAGGAGTTGTCCTTCCAGATGCCCTGAGAGCATTTCTTGTTCTAAAGCTTTTACTGTTTCGCCGTCGTCAAAACGTTTACTCCAGTCTTCTTTTTGAGTGCGATCGGCTAAATTAGCTAAGGCTGAAGATTCTTTAGTAGTGCAACTTTCCAAGTAGGGATCTAAACCCGCAGCTAATTGATATGCTGTAGTTAAAGATTCCTTAAATTCAGTGGAAACTGATTCTGTTTTGGCAGTTTCTACAATTTGTTCTAACTGTTGAACGAGAATTCCCCAAGGAGTTACTGGTCTGGCGGTTTTCTTTTGTCCGTCTGGTTGAGAATTATCTTCAGCGTTAACGTTAGACGGATTGGCTGTACTTACCACGATATCTCAATTGCTCCTCTAATAAATTATTTTTTGCATTAGGAAATTTGCTGAAGTTACTTTTTACTTCAACTGGATTAATATTTTGACTTTAAGCTATTTTTCTATTATCTAAAACAACACCTTGAATTAAACTTTACTCACCAAAAGCTATGGTATTTGTGGTTTAAGGGGTTTAAATTCTCATTACCTAGGTTTTCTCGCCAAAAAGTGAAATAGCTAGGGTAACTTAAAGAAAATTCTTGAATATGCTGATAAATAGTAATAGATTAAGTCATTTAATCTTACTTAATATTACTATTAACACATTTTTTTTGCATAA is drawn from Pleurocapsa minor HA4230-MV1 and contains these coding sequences:
- a CDS encoding DUF5615 family PIN-like protein, which codes for MRLLSDENFNGTILRGLMRRFIDLDLVRVQDVGLMNADDPDILEWAANEGRILLTHDVATVTMYAYERVNQGLPMTGVVEVIATAPIGKIIDDLELFICCSEPEEYEGQVLFIPFS
- a CDS encoding DUF433 domain-containing protein, which encodes MSSSAKFPAISPPFRWDEAGGIRVGSSRVTLDSILASYHNGSTLEEIAIQFSVLRLEDIYTSIAYYLNHRQEIDSYLEQRDRQAQQLRQQLTQKHNLADLRQRLLTRKSQKESGQNASSK
- a CDS encoding Mur ligase family protein codes for the protein MQLLDRIRLGLAVGVAKTVTGIVRSLGLGAASVLPGEISRRLHSRLLPLLFEQVSQGVIVVVGTNGKTTTALLLKQILSDRGYTVVHNSSGANLINGLITALLSSADMTGKISADYAILEVDENILPLLLQNCQPKYILALNLFRDQLDRYGEVDTIAQRWGKAISPLPADTTIILNADDPTLSSLGQQLKQKVLYFGLNEPELYLAEIPHAVDSIYCPRCGHLLDYQGVYLSHLGDYHCPSCGFAKSKVALDSHKHPQILIGVYNKYNTLAASVLTQSIGIKTEDIYRTVQNFKAAFGRAEELEIEQKQVRIMLAKNPVGLNETIRAVNDIKKKGKSDVTLLVLNDRIPDGTDVSWIWDVDTEELVKLGGTLIVSGDRVYDMALRLAYSSESVDPEKTNFELIVKEDLPEAISTALEYTKLAETLHIIPTYSAMLEVREILVGRKIL
- the sppA gene encoding signal peptide peptidase SppA → MRQFLKQTFASTIGSMIGLCLFLGLSIGGLVLILLTAVSDEEKIQGIQDRSVLVFDLSTQVKDFKSSANLAQAFSVETQETITLRKVLQSIDEAAKDDRIVAMLLDGRKVGIPNGYATTEEVRTALAKFKAAGKKIIAYDVTLSEQEYYLASLADEVIVNPMGTMELNGLSSQQMFFKGALEKYGVGVQVIRVGDYKSAVEPYIREDFSPANKEQTKVLLSDLWGKFLNHVADSRKLNSGKLQQLVDVQGYLEPQEAKQAGLIDQVGYYDQVVSKLRVLTEETKETEDTESFRQVDLGTYANETISPTQVTSKAADKIAVIYAEGAIVDGSGSIETVGSDRFTEDFQELREDESVRAVVLRINSPGGSATASDVILREILLTKKKKPVIVSMGNVAASGGYWIAAGADQIFAEENTITGSIGVFGLLSNIQEIAQDNGVTWDVVKTGKFADIDSNVRPKTAAELAIYQQSVDKTYGLFLSKVADYRHLPLDKVKEIARGRVWSGKEALKIGLVDRLGGLESAIAFAAKKANLGNSWQLEEYPQQNPFDRQILQLFTAKILESQAAKDPLTAELFKLKQEISMLSAFNDPSGVYARLPFNFEID
- a CDS encoding class I SAM-dependent methyltransferase, encoding MVSTSTNPNTEAKKRAFDLMLTFVKSQCTYTAARLGIFDLLDDRGSQTVEDLAQATNTDTERLYFILRALAHVEVLTEKPGRIFAPTETSTLLVTNKDPSVGHLLMHLIEPAQWDAWKVLPEALEQGVVPFELANKKGVYQYCYDNEWSKDTFIKAMSFLTNSQVDGLLDAYDFGQYETVMDVGGGQGGLIANIVKRYGCKGILFDLPDVADTAREYITSIGVDPNAIAIKTGDVFQEIPKGANAIVMKHFISAWSDEDALKILANCKAALPQDGKLILLQSFVPDLDEPKTEADGIMPGIFAVQINVATPGGGWRTKKQFQELFTKSGFELEQMIKTNNSLSGMEFKISQS
- a CDS encoding ATP-grasp enzyme, which translates into the protein MAQKLFISRYGTAIAQNLVTFGLLTLLLPFNLGMILVSLVSSIFGDKKELAIATTPIEKKRILITGAKMTKALQLARSFYRDGHDVYLVETHKYWLSGHRFSRAVKGFFTVPVPEKEPEAYCQALVDIAKQKNIDLFVPVSSPIASYYDSLAKKALEPYCESIHLDPEETAILDDKHAFCSKAREFGLSAPKVFRITEPQQILDFDFSSDGSQYIVKSIPYDSVLRLDLTRLPFPEMAEYVQSLPISESKPWVMQEFIRGQEYCFHATARKGKIRLHCCSKSSPFQVNYEQVDNPAIYQWVETFIQKMNLTGQVCFDMIQTESGTVYPIECNPRLHSAITMFHDHPGVAKAYLTDGEPGEMAIAPLPNSKPTYWTYHELWRLLNIRSFKELNAWWQKITQGTDAILTPNDPLPFLMLHNWQIPLLLLDNLRRLKGWVKIDFNIGKLVEIGGD
- a CDS encoding class I SAM-dependent methyltransferase, coding for MVSTANPSNVNAEDNSQPDGQKKTARPVTPWGILVQQLEQIVETAKTESVSTEFKESLTTAYQLAAGLDPYLESCTTKESSALANLADRTQKEDWSKRFDDGETVKALEQEMLSGHLEGQLLKMLVAISKSRQVLEIGVFTGYSALAIAEALPDDGCLIACEVDEYAAQFARECFDVSKHGKKIELKVAPAMETMQELVKAGRSFDLAFIDADKGGYIDYLNLLLDTDLLAADGFICVDNTLMQGQPYLAESQRTENGQAIARFNRFVADDPRVEQVMIPIRDGLTLIKRK